The genomic DNA TAATTGAGAAGAATTCTAAAATATCGGCGTTCTCTAAATGAGAGGCGAACCGTTGAAGCACAAGATCGATATAAAAACTAAGCGTTGCTATATAATCTATGATGTTAACAGATGACTTTATGAATTCACATTTATTTGGCGAGGATATGAATCTAACCTAAAAATGGTGAAAGAgagacatttttaattaaatttttgttttttacatttgAAAGATAGGTATAGAGGAATGCATAAATTagtgaatttatttgtaaatttttatatatcatatagtagATATGAATATGCTATATGCTATGCTCTAGGTACTATCACTCTAAATATATGCTGTGAGACTCTAAAAACTCTAAGGCTAAGTTACTAAAGAGGTGCATTTACTTTATTGTTTCTCAACTCAAAAGAAGTAGTGAGTAGCTTAAGAAGCTGAAGCAACAGATTCTCAACAGAGACCATAAAAATCAGCTTCCTAAAGCCTTCAATATGAGGattctcgaaaaatatttttctgtctATATATTATGCATTGATATATCCCTAACAGAAGGCCTTTAGAAATACTCTCGCTTGGTTTGGACTCTAAGAGAGAGGCAAGAAAATTCTAACCTTACTTACGTCTATAGAGTTTCCAGCACTTTCCTATTGTAGCAATGGAAAGTGAAGAACCGTACGCACAGGTTGGGTATACTGCACAGAGCTCTTTGGTTGATTTAAGTTATAGATGTGTCATAAGTAGCTCACATGAAAGCGTTCTCGAAGGTCTGCTGATTTACTGATCTAGCTGTCTTATATAAGTATTGTTGAACGTGTTCTTTAATTCAAAGACCTAACAAGCTTTATAATTTAAGATCTTAACAAACTCCCAGTCCATGATGTCTTGTCAAGAGCTGAATTCCTATGCTATTTACTCTTCATAAGGAGaaaatttctctttttttgAAACACACTCGGGAGTTTGAGACTGCATACAGAAGCCCATACGTATTGAATGCTTTACTCTACCCACTCGAAAGCTAACCTATCGTGTACTTAAATTCACTAACTTAGCCTAAAAATATTCGAATATACTATAcaacacacacaacaacaaaatcttcGCAGCAAAATACTCACCAGTATTTCGAACGTGAACCAGGCATTACAAACACACTCGATATAAAAGAAAGCTATATGTGCATTTGTTTGTGGTTTATCGATATACCAAGCCATATTACCGCTGGATGTATTCACCGATGTATTAACGAGGTATGGCACACGCATATCCGGATGTGTTTTTAGGCAGAATGATAATATGGATACACAAATGAAGAATACCGAAACTACGCCGATTGTCTGTTTAAACAAAGAAGAGACGAagagtaatattaaaaatttgaagtgTAATAATGTGAGGTTATATGTCTTACCTTGGCCGCATTCGAACTGTATGGCTCGTCGAAGAGCGACCAGATGCGCGGCTTCATTTCTTGCCACCACGATAATGTGCCCTTGTAGTAGTCTTCTTCGAAACCGAATTTGCGCGCCAATTCCTCTTCGGACGGTTTTTCTGTATCTAAATCCAGACGATCTAATACCGCTAATGTCTCTTGGGTGTCTCTGTGCTGTAGTTGAAAAAGGGAGAATATTAAATCATATAATTATACTTATTAGAtagaatatataagtatatgaaaCAAGTAATCTGCCGGATAGTTTTTAATGAATACAGACTTTAAGATCTACAAGTATGTTCGCAAATGCTATGATTATACATTGCACCCATGCTATTGATGAGTATTCTTTGTCCACCCAGGAATTATTTTTTTCCTAATGCGGAAGCTTTGGCAAGTTTTCTGCTATTATGCGAAGATGTCTCCACCAAACCTGAAGGCTGTAGATAATTGAGCAATCTTTCATATTCCTATGCTAAGACAATACAGCCAAGAGACTGTTAAGTCAGTTAGTTCAGGGTCTGATTATTTAGTCTTCTTTTCTAATCCCTGGTGCCTTATTAGCcgtgtgaaaaatatttcaataaaaacttCAAGACATCTGATCCGCACAAATTTTCTTACAAGTAGTCCAATTCCTAGATGGATCGAAGCTCGGTACGGATAACATTCTCTATTCTCATAATAACATAAGGGTTCCTTATGAGAGCAAATATTAAGCACTTTAGATCACATCCGTTAAGCAAAGAATTGGCACTAACTGCTCTCTGATACATTTTTTGCTTTAGATACCAACCTGCGTATATGTCATCCAACAGCATGGTTCGACTTGATTCGAATCTAAGCCCCAGAACTCGAGCTCCTCCTCGAACAGTGGCCCACAAACATCTGTAGGATAATGCAGCTTGCCGGTtctaaaaacatcaattttattaacATAACAATATTAGCATATTAGTTTGTCGAACTCACCTGTAATAGTTAAGTACTTGAGCAAAGACTCCCGGATGCCGATCGAAGAAATACTCATTCAATATGGGATCATAGTTGGCTAACGCCTCGGTGAGGCGTGACAATCTAGTGGCGGGTATTTTCTTCAATGTAGCCTTATACGTTTCGTGCCGAATGCCGCCCACATTCAGCACGACCCGATTTTCCGAATCCATATTTATCAGATTCATAGCTGCATGCGAGTAGTGCATATTTTTaggtataaatttcatttgggAGCTTTGATAGGTGCGTGTCTGTTGGTGCCTCATAAAAACCGTATATATTTACGTGTGCGttggtatgtatttatgtttatgtgtgtgtgtgtgtgtgtgtgtcaatgTGATCTTAAGTAGAAATATTTTAGAGTGCAGGCCACTTTAACTACAGTTactatatatatgatatttatgTTAAATTGCTTCTAGTGTGTGTTGTTGTAATGTTGTAATATAGGGATTTgtgatttgattttttgtttcgtttttattgttgttggttgtaTTGCAAACCTttcagttgttattgttgtacgcTCCCGTCGCGATATGCAGTTTCAATGTGCCGCCTGCGtgtgataataaaatattgttgctgCATTTGTATGTTACCGTTAACAGTAGTTCATCTTGTAGACATAGGCGCTGTAGATGGTTACTAGCGTTTAACATatcatctgtaaaaaaaaatttaaaaattttatgaaatatttatattttatttatttatatataacgaTAGTCTAAGACTAACTATATTACACAATTAGAGCTTATAAGCACACAGCAGAGATGTCCGCATTATTCTAACGTCTTTAGCTCAGGATAAAACTCTGACACTTACACAGCCTCTAGAAAAGAGCAAGGAAGAATGAAATATGGTTTTTATTGGCGAAaaagatttcataaaaatatgcttCTAAcccagttttgtgattgcttgactgTGTATTGTTTGAACACGCTTCTAAAACatcagcaaagagaaaatacgcaTAATTTTACAAGTTCTCTTCGAACTTTTGCGAAAATTCAAGCCAgccggctgaaaatgtgaatagtttTTAAGTACCTGTTACTATACATATACTGTGTAGAACCAGTGAATCGCAATTTTTCGGTCATTTAAAAATACACCATGCTCTGTAAGGTTaaatgtcgaaaatatcgataaaaaaaatggaaatcgtCGAGTCTGACCCTATtgtaagcactgtttcgattgccAAGGAAATGAGC from Bactrocera oleae isolate idBacOlea1 chromosome 3, idBacOlea1, whole genome shotgun sequence includes the following:
- the Shaw gene encoding potassium voltage-gated channel protein Shaw isoform X3 — protein: MRHQQTRTYQSSQMKFIPKNMHYSHAAMNLINMDSENRVVLNVGGIRHETYKATLKKIPATRLSRLTEALANYDPILNEYFFDRHPGVFAQVLNYYRTGKLHYPTDVCGPLFEEELEFWGLDSNQVEPCCWMTYTQHRDTQETLAVLDRLDLDTEKPSEEELARKFGFEEDYYKGTLSWWQEMKPRIWSLFDEPYSSNAAKTIGVVSVFFICVSILSFCLKTHPDMRVPYLVNTSVNTSSGNMAWYIDKPQTNAHIAFFYIECVCNAWFTFEILVRFISSPNKCEFIKSSVNIIDYIATLSFYIDLVLQRFASHLENADILEFFSIIRIMRLFKLTRHSSGLKILIQTFRASAKELTLLVFFLVLGIVIFASLVYYAERIQPNPHNDFNSIPLGLWWALVTMTTVGYGDMVPKTYIGMFVGALCALAGVLTIALPVPVIVSNFAMYYSHTQARAKLPKKRRRVLPVEQPRPPRLPGQTGGVSGCGTPGSGPHSGPMGSGGTGPRRMNNKAKDLVSPKSDMAFSFD
- the Shaw gene encoding potassium voltage-gated channel protein Shaw isoform X2, with translation MNLINMDSENRVVLNVGGIRHETYKATLKKIPATRLSRLTEALANYDPILNEYFFDRHPGVFAQVLNYYRTGKLHYPTDVCGPLFEEELEFWGLDSNQVEPCCWMTYTQHRDTQETLAVLDRLDLDTEKPSEEELARKFGFEEDYYKGTLSWWQEMKPRIWSLFDEPYSSNAAKTIGVVSVFFICVSILSFCLKTHPDMRVPYLVNTSVNTSSGNMAWYIDKPQTNAHIAFFYIECVCNAWFTFEILVRFISSPNKCEFIKSSVNIIDYIATLSFYIDLVLQRFASHLENADILEFFSIIRIMRLFKLTRHSSGLKILIQTFRASAKELTLLVFFLVLGIVIFASLVYYAERIQPNPHNDFNSIPLGLWWALVTMTTVGYGDMVPKTYIGMFVGALCALAGVLTIALPVPVIVSNFAMYYSHTQARAKLPKKRRRVLPVEQPRPPRLPGQTGGVSGCGTPGSGPHSGPMGSGGTGPRRMNNKAKDLVSPKSGPIGASIVAMSPRTMLDLNPALAMGKPTFESKGPPITSKDIKDTASIRNPLDGGGKKNFL
- the Shaw gene encoding potassium voltage-gated channel protein Shaw isoform X1 produces the protein MRHQQTRTYQSSQMKFIPKNMHYSHAAMNLINMDSENRVVLNVGGIRHETYKATLKKIPATRLSRLTEALANYDPILNEYFFDRHPGVFAQVLNYYRTGKLHYPTDVCGPLFEEELEFWGLDSNQVEPCCWMTYTQHRDTQETLAVLDRLDLDTEKPSEEELARKFGFEEDYYKGTLSWWQEMKPRIWSLFDEPYSSNAAKTIGVVSVFFICVSILSFCLKTHPDMRVPYLVNTSVNTSSGNMAWYIDKPQTNAHIAFFYIECVCNAWFTFEILVRFISSPNKCEFIKSSVNIIDYIATLSFYIDLVLQRFASHLENADILEFFSIIRIMRLFKLTRHSSGLKILIQTFRASAKELTLLVFFLVLGIVIFASLVYYAERIQPNPHNDFNSIPLGLWWALVTMTTVGYGDMVPKTYIGMFVGALCALAGVLTIALPVPVIVSNFAMYYSHTQARAKLPKKRRRVLPVEQPRPPRLPGQTGGVSGCGTPGSGPHSGPMGSGGTGPRRMNNKAKDLVSPKSGPIGASIVAMSPRTMLDLNPALAMGKPTFESKGPPITSKDIKDTASIRNPLDGGGKKNFL